A portion of the Ferrimicrobium sp. genome contains these proteins:
- the cofD gene encoding 2-phospho-L-lactate transferase, which produces MIAVLAGGVGAAKFLRGLTNAGLQEEIVAIVNTGDDWVHYGLHISPDLDTIVYTLANLVNPETGWGLRDESFHARASLQRLGDDPWFTLGDRDIGLHMFRTQRLAEGVSLTQVTAEIVEQLNVDLTVLPMTNDEVATKVLVQLPSKENRGDQIVELDFQEYFVRYHHQPRVLRVRYDHINTAQPSSDVTHALDTARRIIIAPSNPILSIGPILALRGISEQLQRRASEGAVVAISPIIAGEAVKGPLAEILDSLMTQHDARTVAQLYQEVASVFIVDTADAHLVESIRATGLACLSTQTLMTDLDATVNLAQFAVRAR; this is translated from the coding sequence TTGATTGCGGTACTCGCCGGCGGGGTTGGAGCTGCCAAGTTTTTACGAGGCCTCACCAATGCCGGGCTCCAAGAGGAGATTGTCGCGATCGTCAACACTGGTGACGACTGGGTTCACTATGGTCTTCACATCTCCCCGGACCTCGACACCATCGTCTACACATTGGCTAATCTGGTGAATCCGGAGACCGGTTGGGGCCTCCGAGATGAGAGCTTTCACGCAAGAGCCTCGCTGCAACGCCTCGGAGATGACCCGTGGTTTACCCTTGGAGACCGCGACATTGGTCTCCACATGTTTCGAACACAGCGACTCGCGGAGGGTGTCAGTCTCACGCAAGTCACCGCGGAGATCGTCGAGCAGTTGAACGTCGACCTCACCGTTTTGCCCATGACCAACGACGAGGTCGCCACTAAGGTCCTCGTTCAGCTCCCATCGAAAGAGAATCGAGGCGACCAGATTGTCGAACTCGATTTCCAAGAGTATTTTGTCCGCTACCATCACCAGCCGCGGGTGTTGCGGGTGCGATACGACCACATCAACACTGCACAACCGAGTTCGGACGTCACCCACGCTCTTGACACGGCACGCCGGATCATCATTGCCCCCTCGAATCCCATACTCTCTATCGGGCCAATCCTCGCATTGAGGGGCATCAGTGAACAGCTGCAGCGGCGGGCAAGCGAGGGAGCTGTTGTCGCGATCTCCCCAATTATTGCCGGCGAAGCGGTCAAGGGACCACTTGCAGAAATACTCGACTCGCTCATGACCCAGCACGATGCACGGACCGTTGCACAGCTCTACCAGGAGGTCGCAAGTGTCTTCATCGTCGACACGGCCGATGCACACCTCGTCGAATCGATCCGTGCCACCGGTCTGGCCTGCCTGAGCACCCAAACGCTTATGACCGATCTTGACGCTACCGTCAACCTAGCCCAATTCGCGGTTAGGGCACGATGA
- a CDS encoding glycosyltransferase family 1 protein has protein sequence MAPHVDAAGFMVSLRRHGQLRQALPIGVAYLNLALPARPLLASWQRWYRPDLRGLFRGFDVIHGTNFVVPPVRGKATIVTVHDLAPLLYPHLCRPEVLVFPTLVRHAVEAGSFVHTPSEFVRGQVLDYFGIAPDRVVAIGHGVTPLCAQPSIPPIATELAGHPYILALSTLEPRKGLRYLVQAFAELAPRYPDLRLVLTGQSGWGLDELLASLGASVLAGRILLPGYVAEDARSWLLRNAHVFAYPSLYEGFGLPPLEAMSVGTPVVTTTAGAIMEVVGDAAITVAPGSADELASALTRVIEDDELRESLIEQGYSRAARFSWDRSGEQMAALYARVLR, from the coding sequence GTGGCGCCCCACGTTGACGCAGCAGGTTTTATGGTCTCGCTCCGTCGCCACGGCCAACTTCGACAGGCCCTGCCGATCGGAGTTGCCTACTTGAACCTTGCGCTCCCCGCACGACCACTGCTCGCTTCGTGGCAGCGGTGGTATCGGCCAGACCTTCGGGGTCTCTTTCGTGGGTTTGATGTCATCCATGGAACCAACTTTGTGGTTCCTCCCGTGCGGGGCAAGGCAACGATCGTGACTGTCCATGATTTAGCTCCACTTCTCTATCCACATCTGTGTCGTCCAGAGGTGCTCGTGTTCCCGACGTTGGTCCGCCACGCCGTTGAGGCAGGATCGTTTGTGCATACGCCCTCCGAGTTCGTGCGTGGCCAGGTACTGGATTACTTCGGTATTGCGCCAGATCGCGTTGTCGCCATCGGGCATGGCGTGACACCACTTTGCGCACAACCATCGATTCCACCCATCGCCACGGAGTTGGCGGGGCACCCGTACATCCTCGCTTTGTCGACGCTTGAGCCGCGAAAAGGCCTGAGGTATCTCGTTCAGGCCTTCGCCGAGCTCGCTCCGCGCTACCCGGATCTTCGCCTCGTGCTGACAGGGCAGTCTGGCTGGGGATTGGATGAGTTGCTCGCCAGCTTGGGGGCGTCAGTTTTGGCCGGACGGATCTTGTTGCCGGGTTATGTTGCGGAGGATGCACGTTCATGGTTGCTCCGCAATGCGCACGTCTTTGCCTACCCAAGCCTGTACGAGGGTTTTGGGTTGCCACCATTGGAGGCGATGAGTGTGGGCACTCCTGTCGTCACAACGACTGCTGGTGCGATCATGGAGGTCGTTGGGGATGCGGCGATCACGGTGGCGCCGGGCTCCGCCGATGAACTGGCATCGGCGCTTACCAGGGTGATCGAGGACGACGAGCTTCGTGAATCGTTGATTGAACAAGGATACAGCCGAGCAGCACGCTTTTCTTGGGATCGAAGTGGGGAACAGATGGCAGCATTGTACGCAAGGGTCCTACGATGA